The Anguilla rostrata isolate EN2019 chromosome 2, ASM1855537v3, whole genome shotgun sequence genome contains the following window.
atgtacTAATAAATGGTGTAATTTGAAAATCATTTCTCTAACTTGATGAGTTCAGCatagatgtgtctgtgtgtgcaagcattttcccattttgttcCCCACACCCATTGTAAAGAAAGGGATATCAAGTGGTTTGTGCTAGACAACTAATACCGTATAACTTTTTTGTCACTTCAGGTACTTAAGTAAAAACAAGAACGCAAAAAAGAATGTACGTGTTGCCCATTCCTGTGCAACATACATAATTTGATTATCCTCAAATTATAGTGCAAATGATATATTTAGTGCGTGATAAATCTGATCACAGTTGCCAGGCCACTTCCATATCTCCCTTCTCGAtttgctctgtgctctgtagcATGTTGATCCGGTGCCTCAGTTAGGAGACAAACTCTACAATGCTCAATGACACGTACTTTAGGTTTGAGTAGCTCATGTGCTTTACAGTGCTGTAGTGCACTTCCAGGGAgttttaatatgtaaatgaactCAGGAGCTGCACTGTGGATAACCAGAGTTTCAATATGGGCAGGCACAGTATTGCACCTCTCTTCTGGCAGTACTATGGTCATTTGCGCCCAGGAGCAGATGTTTTAATAggctttctgaaaataatattccacACGAAACATAACTTATCTAAGCAGTctatttacagtttaaatgtgAGATTGTTTCATATATTTGAACAATtctttgtattgtattatttaaagCTCTCGGCTCAAACTaccttgtggaaaaaaaattcaagttttttcataaaagaaagagaaattttctttttctctgacaTTCTCAACTAGACTTTCACAAAcctatgttttcaaaatgtgtttgccTCTGCCTTTATTCATGATTCCCCCCTTTATCTCCACCAGCTGTTGTCTCTTGACTTTTCACTGCTATGACAGTAGTTAGGAATTCCTATGGCACTTGCATTGTTCTGCATTTAttcaagaaaagaaagagaaaaaataatatattcaaaAGCTGATGACAGGGGGCAGGGTGGGTCATATCTCGGATTCCCTCCGGTATGACCGTTGATCCAGTCCTATGGTAGCCTGTAGTCTCTCAAATTCGTGTCGGCTGTTGCCGTCCGGGCTGAGGTCATCCAGGACCCTTTCGCTGTCCTCATCCTCGTCCTCATCCCTGCTCATGAAAGCAAGCTCGTTCTCGTAGCAGAAGGAATTGGTGCTGGGAACCAGAAACTTGTTCTCCACCATGTCCTTGGCACTGCACCGAGGAGTCGACGGCACCTCGTAGGTTTTGTGAAAGTGAGAGTAGTCTACTTTGTACTGGTTCTTCTCCTCAAAGAGGACAGGCTCAAACCTGTGGCCCCACAGAATCTCTGTGGCCAGGTATGAGCTGCGTGCCTGCGTGGTCATGGCAGTGGCCTCCACCATCCCTTCAAGTATAACCACTATCTCAAAATCAGCCGTCTCAAGGTCCTGTTTGCTGATGCCAAACAGGGGGCTCTCCTCGTCGATCTCATGGAGGATCGTGATGGGTGAAACCAGGAAGATTCGGTCCAAGCCTTTATCAAAGCCCACATTAATGTCTATTTGGTCTAGAGGTATGTACTCCCCTTCCTCTGTGATCCGAGGCTTGATCAGCTGAGCCCTGACATGGGCCTCCACAATATGGCTCTTTCTGAGGTTCCCCACCCGCCACATAAGGCTGAGTTTGCCATCCCTCATGGCGATTACCGCATTGTGGCTAAACAGCAGCGTCTGGGCCCTTTTCTTGGGCCGTGCCATTTTTGCCATTATAGCGCCAATCATGAAAGAGTCAATTATACACCCCACAATGGACTGAAAGACCACCAGGAAAACGGCCACCGGACATTCCTCTGTGACGCAGCGGAAACCGTAACCAATGGTGGTCTGCGTCTCGATGGAGAAGAGGAAAGCAGCAATGAATCCATTGACCTGCAGTACGCAGGGCGTGAAGTTCTCATCCCCAGCTGGGTTGTCCAGGTCGCCGTGGACCAACGCAATGACCCAGAAGGCCAGCCCGAAGGCCAGCCAGGACACCACAAAGACCAGGCAGAAGATGATGAGCATGTACCGCCAGCGGATATCCACACAGGTGGTGAAGATGTCGGCCATGTACCGCTGTGACTTGTCATCCATGTTGGCGAACTGGACGTTGCACTGGCCGTTCTTCTTCACGAAGCGGTTGCGGCACTTCCGGCGGGTGTGGATCTTTCCGTTTCCGAAGCCGTTCACCCCGGGCATGGTGGTGAGACGCAAGGCTTCTTCCTCCGAGGACACGATGCTGTAGCGCTTGATCCTGCCCACACTCATACCTTCCAGGATCTCGGGCAATGGAGAGACAGCAAGTCAAGCAGTTGTTTACTGTGTGCCAGCAAAACCATTCACCGTGGCAACAGTGGTAAAAGCTGTATCCGGGGGCACTGGTGCACTGATGCCCCCGTGATGGGCGCCAGGCCTGCACCCTGTAATAGAGGAGAATTGCAAACAAATTAGTTAACATAATTACAAAGTCTGAACACCAGTCTCAGGCTGAAACACTGTACAAATAAGACAAGGATTAGACATTACAAGTGAGCTTCTACTTTCAGTAAGTGTGTTACACTAAATACAGGATATGTATTAATTGTCtatttttattctgcattttACATCCTTTCATAGTTTGCaagaataacattttattaaaattccaCAAACATTATTTCTGTCTCAAAACCAaggttatgaaaaaaaaaagatctttcaACAACAGTCTTTCAACAACAATCATTTGCAATAATTCACTTGCTTCAGGCACTGCTAATTATGAATGGTTAACACAGTCATCGTGAAACCAATTTAAAACATGCTATGTTGTGATTATATTCTAATTCAGGTAATAGGCTTGTAACAGTGAGCATACCAATGTTAGCTTTTCAAGTACTGGGTGCTGGGATCATTCTTTTTTTGGCATCGCAAGAAGGAAATTGAAAAGCATTTACCTGCTAAGCCAAACTATTTTCAGTACAGGTAATATGCCATATATGCTTctacattttgtaacaaattatATTCAGAGTACTGAGTGCAGTAAAACTTTGAAACCAAATAATCTGTACAATAATCCACAGCTAGGTTTTTTGGAAAAGCCATGCCAAATAATACTTTTCAAAACTAAAAAAGGTTTCAGATGTTTTCCTCCTTAGTTCTGTACTGTTTACTTCTCATGTAATCAGattttttgtagttgttcatTCAATGTTATATCTTAGGGACATctgtttcacttttaaataacatctttcattcaattttttttcaataagtATCCTCCAAACAAAGAAGTATGTTAATGAGAAGCTTCAGGAACTCCAACATTCAAGGACACAAACATGGGTGTCCATCACTGACTCAAATGAATCAATCAATACATAAAATGATTCACGAAGCCACACCATCTTATTGCACAATGATCTTATATTCTATTAACATAATGGTTTCAACAAATCACATCTTACAACAAGTACAGtttttgctaaataattattttgtggtGCATAAACTTGAGCCCTTGAGCTAAATGGCCTAGTCTCATCAttgattttcttatttattttagttctcCCAGACAAAAATTCATTCATAGTATTATATTCTTATGTAACTATGAGATCCATTGCCTATGTAAGAAATTATAACTGTCCAGGTTCTTGAAAGTGAAAAATGACATGGAACGTTTCCACATGTCCTTGTATAACAATTTGAGCCCCCTGCTTCTAAACAAATTGAATAACATAAAACCTGACAAAAAGACACTGCTAATTAGGGATAGATTTGATGAATAGTTACAAGGTTGTCGTGGTAACCGACAGGCTGGCCTCACAATGATAAAATCAGAGCAGCAAGCAGGAACATACATGGCTTATGAACAAACAAGATTTACAAATCTGTTCTTGAGCAATacaccttttaaaatatttgaaccAACAGCCAATATCAGtcacattaaatacattatcaTATTAGATCTactgttaaatgcaaaagttttggcacagtggcacaatttttgttgttttggctgtgtactccagcatattggatatgaaatgaaacaatgaatatgaggttaaagtgctgaCTGTTGGCTTGTATTTGAGAGTATTTGCATCTGCATTTGGTGATCCATGTTAGAATTACAGCTTTTATTATACATAGCACCCTACATAGCCCCTTTTAGAGGACCAAAAGTAActggacagttggctgctcagctgcttCTTggacagctgtgtgttgttgtatCATTAGTTCATCTGCAAGAAATCTAACAACAAGTCTaaagttgattctaggtgtggcattttcatttggagtctgttattgttgtctctcaacatgaggaacaaataagtgtcaatgccagtaaagccaATCAcaaggctgaaaaatctgaataaattgattTTGAGACATTGGGTGTCTCAAAATCAACCATTTgatacattgttaagaagcaataACACACTGATGGGCTCAGCAATAACAAACAACATGGTAGACCAGAGAAGACCACTGTactggatgacagaagaatactttcagtttcaagaaaaaacccttttcagctgtcaaacagatcaagaactcTCTCCAGgttgtaggcatagatgtgtcaaagtctaccacAAAGAGATGACTACATCAGCATAACCTCCGAAGGTTCACTGAAAGATGCGatccactggtaagcctcaagaaaaGAACAACCACATTAGAATTACCTAAAAGTACATAAAAATGGTGTCCTGAACTAAGTCTCATGGATAAATgggatgagtattaacctgtatcAAAGTGAAGGAAAGAGGAAACTGTGGTGaaaaaaggaactgctcatgggTATGGCTTGGGCATGAATGACTGCTACTGGAATGGGCTTACTTCTCTTTATTGATGAAGTGTCTACTAATGTCAGCAGTAGgataaattctgaagtgtacataaATATCTGCTCAGAGCCAACCAAATGACTCAAAAATTTTATGGCACTTCACCATGCAGAAAAACAATGctaaacacactgctaaagcaaccaatgAGTTTTTAAGGGTCAAAACGTGGAATGCTCTTGACTGGTGTCAATCGCCCAACATGAATCCAATTGAAcgtgtgtttcacttgctgaagacaagactgaaggcaaccccccccccccccccccccaaaaaaaaaaacaaaaacaaaaaacaaacaggaactgaaggaGGCTGCAGCCCTGGCATCAACCAAGGAAGACACCCAGCATCTGCTGATGTCTATAGGTCGTATATATCAGGCAGTCATTGATAACAAAgaatttgcaaccaagtacaaaatatacttctttttttgtacGCTTATGTTAATTTGACCAATTACTTATTGTAGCCCAAGTAGAAACTGGTTAAAATTGGTTAGGAACGCACATGGTTATTTTTTTGTCGCCAGCTGCCaccgtgggctatgcgtggcaaattgtggtcccacactcactcacggacgacctgagAGAGACTTTTGGTGGGACGCATGAGCAGGTGGTGGTCATTATAGTgcgacgcatgcgcaggtgcatctctcAAAATCACAAGTTCGAACGGCacgagatttttaagcacagtttTATCGCCTAACGTCTTTAGCTAACTAAcattagcgtttcgcctactttagttaacctagttagcgcgtaccgCCGATACAAATGTgtggacacacagaggacaacaaatcacgttacagaggtgaggacgtgCCATAGCTACTAAGATATAGTTA
Protein-coding sequences here:
- the kcnj12a gene encoding ATP-sensitive inward rectifier potassium channel 12, translated to MSVGRIKRYSIVSSEEEALRLTTMPGVNGFGNGKIHTRRKCRNRFVKKNGQCNVQFANMDDKSQRYMADIFTTCVDIRWRYMLIIFCLVFVVSWLAFGLAFWVIALVHGDLDNPAGDENFTPCVLQVNGFIAAFLFSIETQTTIGYGFRCVTEECPVAVFLVVFQSIVGCIIDSFMIGAIMAKMARPKKRAQTLLFSHNAVIAMRDGKLSLMWRVGNLRKSHIVEAHVRAQLIKPRITEEGEYIPLDQIDINVGFDKGLDRIFLVSPITILHEIDEESPLFGISKQDLETADFEIVVILEGMVEATAMTTQARSSYLATEILWGHRFEPVLFEEKNQYKVDYSHFHKTYEVPSTPRCSAKDMVENKFLVPSTNSFCYENELAFMSRDEDEDEDSERVLDDLSPDGNSRHEFERLQATIGLDQRSYRRESEI